One part of the Pseudomonadota bacterium genome encodes these proteins:
- a CDS encoding aldehyde dehydrogenase family protein, with the protein MTVDPTPIASHFVNGAYLEDDAGDVINVVYAATGEKIAQVHAATPAVVEAALAAAKAAQPAWAAMTGTERGRILRRAADIIRERNQELSELETFDTGKPLQETLVADATSAADALEYFGGLAGSLTGEHIPLGGDFAYTIREPLGVCVGIGAWNYPTQIACWKGAPALACGNAMVFKPSETTPLCALKVAEILHEAGLPAGL; encoded by the coding sequence ATGACAGTCGACCCCACCCCTATCGCTTCGCACTTCGTTAATGGCGCGTATCTGGAGGATGATGCGGGCGATGTGATTAATGTCGTTTACGCCGCGACTGGGGAGAAGATCGCGCAAGTTCATGCGGCGACGCCAGCCGTTGTTGAGGCAGCACTCGCGGCGGCAAAGGCGGCGCAGCCTGCCTGGGCTGCTATGACCGGGACCGAGCGGGGTCGTATCCTGCGTAGGGCGGCCGATATCATACGCGAGCGCAATCAGGAGCTGTCCGAGCTTGAGACATTCGACACCGGCAAGCCGCTGCAGGAAACCCTCGTCGCCGACGCAACCTCAGCGGCCGATGCGTTGGAGTATTTCGGCGGTTTGGCGGGCAGCCTGACAGGGGAACATATCCCGCTCGGGGGTGACTTTGCCTATACGATCCGCGAACCGCTTGGGGTTTGCGTGGGCATCGGCGCGTGGAATTACCCGACGCAGATCGCTTGTTGGAAAGGCGCGCCGGCGCTTGCCTGCGGGAATGCCATGGTCTTCAAACCCTCTGAGACGACCCCGCTTTGCGCGCTTAAAGTCGCGGAGATTTTGCATGAGGCCGGGCTTCCGGCGGGGCTCTT